The following coding sequences lie in one Sorghum bicolor cultivar BTx623 chromosome 6, Sorghum_bicolor_NCBIv3, whole genome shotgun sequence genomic window:
- the LOC110436395 gene encoding sucrose nonfermenting 4-like protein has protein sequence MVLQRFSWPYGGRRASFCGSFTGWRECPMGLVGAEFQVVFDLPPGVYQYRFLVDGVWRCDEAKPFVRDEYGLISNEVLVENNVQPVVQPEPSIRGTNVDEGIILTTMPPEPSSQNPGVQIAVFRHVVSEILLHNTIYDVVPISSKLAVLDTQLPVKQAFKIMHDEGLALVPLWDDHQGTITGMLTASDFVLMLRKLQRNIRVIGNEELEMHPISAWKEAKLQFYGGPDGAAMQRRPLIHVKDSDNLVDVALTIIRNEISSVPIFKCVPDSTGMPFLSLATLQGILKFLCSKLQEQAEGCSLLHNQLLSIPIGTWSPHTGRSSSRQLRTLLLSSPLNTCLDFLLQDRVSSIPIVDDNGSLRDVYSLSDIMALAKNDVYARIELEQVTVQNALDVQYQVHGRRQCHTCLQTSTLLEVLEGLSVPGVRRLVVIEQSTRFVEGIISLRDIFTFLLG, from the exons ATGGTGCTGCAGCGCTTCTCGTGGCCGTACGGCGGCCGGAGAGCCTCCTTCTGCGGCAGCTTCACCGG GTGGAGGGAGTGTCCCATGGGGCTGGTCGGGGCCGAGTTCCAGGTCGTCTTCGATCTGCCTCCCGGGGTTTACCAG TACCGGTTTTTGGTTGATGGTGTCTGGAGGTGTGATGAGGCGAAACCCTTTGTACGTGATGAATATGGATTGATCAGCAATGAAGTGCTTGTGGAAAACAATGTACAACCTGTTGTGCAGCCAGAGCCTTCTATCAGAGGAACCAATGTGGATGAGGGTATCATTTTGACAACA ATGCCCCCGGAGCCATCATCTCAGAACCCAGGCGTGCAAATAGCAGTTTTCCGCCATGTGgtctctgaaatattattacaCAATACCATATATGACGTTGTTCCTATTTCTAGCAAG TTAGCAGTTTTGGACACTCAGCTTCCTGTTAAACAAGCATTTAAAATAATGCATGATGAG GGTCTTGCTCTGGTTCCTCTTTGGGATGACCATCAGGGAACTATAACAGGCATGCTCACTGCATCAGATTTTGTATTAATGTTGAGAAAG TTGCAGAGAAACATTCGAGTTATTGGCAATGAAGAGCTTGAAATGCATCCCATTTCTGCTTGGAAAGAAGCAAAGCTACAGTTTTATGGTGGGCCTGATGGTGCTGCCATGCAGAGAAGGCCATTAATCCAT GTTAAGGATTCAGATAATTTAGTGGATGTGGCATTGACTATAATCAGAAATGAAATATCTTCAGTTCCTATCTTTAAGTGCGTGCCAGATTCAACAGGGATGCCTTTCCTTAGTCTTGCAACCCTCCAGGGGATTTTGAAAT TTCTTTGCTCGAAGCTACAAGAACAGGCTGAGGGCTGTTCCCTTCTGCACAATCAGCTTCTCAGTATTCCTATTGGCACATGGTCTCCACATACGGGAAGGTCAAGTAGCAGGCAACTCAGAACTTTGCTACTGAGTTCTCCTCTAAATACCTGCCTGGATTTTCTGCTTCAAG ATAGAGTAAGCTCAATTCCTATAGTTGATGACAATGGATCCCTCCGTGACGTCTACTCACTCAG TGATATCATGGCTCTGGCGAAGAATGATGTTTATGCTCGCATCGAACTTGAACAAGTGACTGTGCAAAAT GCTTTGGATGTGCAATACCAGGTGCATGGCCGAAGACAGTGTCATACTTGTTTACAGACGAGTACCTTGCTGGAAGTCTTGGAGGGATTGTCTGTTCCAG GAGTGCGACGGCTTGTTGTTATTGAACAAAGTACCAGATTTGTGGAAGGAATCATCTCATTGAGAGACATTTTTACATTTCTCCTTGGATAG